One Nomascus leucogenys isolate Asia chromosome 22a, Asia_NLE_v1, whole genome shotgun sequence DNA segment encodes these proteins:
- the LOC100596554 gene encoding histone H3.1 isoform X2, giving the protein MARTKQTARKSTGGKAPRKQLATKAARKSAPATGGVKKPHRYRPGTVALREIRRYQKSTELLIRKLPFQRLVREIAQDFKTDLRFQSSAVMALQEACEAYLVGLFEDTNLCAIHAKRVTIMPKDIQLARRIRGERA; this is encoded by the coding sequence ATGGCACGAACAAAGCAGACAGCTCGCAAGTCCACTGGCGGCAAAGCACCGCGCAAGCAGCTGGCCACCAAGGCGGCTCGCAAGAGCGCTCCGGCCACCGGTGGTGTCAAGAAGCCCCACCGCTACCGCCCCGGCACCGTGGCCCTGCGCGAGATCCGCCGCTACCAGAAGTCGACCGAGTTGCTAATCCGGAAGCTACCTTTTCAGCGCTTGGTACGGGAGATCGCACAGGACTTTAAGACCGATCTGCGCTTCCAGAGCTCGGCGGTGATGGCGCTGCAGGAGGCTTGCGAGGCCTACCTAGTGGGGCTATTTGAGGACACCAACCTGTGCGCCATTCACGCCAAGCGCGTCACTATTATGCCTAAAGACATCCAGCTTGCGCGCCGAATCCGAGGGGAGAGGgcataa